In Candidatus Zixiibacteriota bacterium, the DNA window GACGTGGAGCCTGACGGCAAGAGTAACTGTCCCTCTAAGATCGAACCAGCGGGAGGTAGAAAGATGAATCGCTTTGGATTTGTTTTTGTGGCGCTGATGTTTGCAGCTTTCGCGAGCACTCAGTCAAAAGCTGATGAACTATATGTTATTAACGGTCTTGCCGAGACTCTGAGTCGCGTTGATCTCGAGACGGACATTGTTACAAATCACATCGCTACGCTCAACCTCTATCCGAATGATATTCTCATAGTCCGAGATACTGCATATATAGTCAATTCGGGATCGGCGGACATATATCTGTTTGATATCATTGATGGTGCAATTGTCGGTAGCATTGATATCGGCCCCAACCGCAATCCGTGGCAAATCGCGGAAATCTCGCCGGATACATTCCTGACGACCAACTGGATGACCAATAGCGTAACGAAGATTACCGCATCGGGACAAAATCTCGGAGAGTTTGATATCGGCGGAAGTAACCCGCAGGGGATTGTTGTGCGCGGTAATATTTCGTTCATAACTACAGTGTCGTTTGAGTGGCATGACACCTCGTACAGCGACGGTGCGGTGGCAGCCTGGGACAACAGGGGAGATTCAATCGTGCAGCCGATACCGGTTGGCAACAACCCAAACGACCTGGCCTTCGGCCCTGATGGTAATCTCTATGTTGTCTGCACGGGTGACTACAGCGGCACGGGAATGATCTACATTATCGATACAGTCCAGATGGCGGCTGTAGACTCAATCGATACGGGTGGAAATCCGACAGACATAGTCATCCTTCCGGATGGCACAGCATACATCGCTGCCGGCGGGGGATGGACGCCGGGCACTGACGGGTATGTCTATACGTTTGACATCTATTCACGAACTCTGTATCACGGATCGGCGAATCCACTGCTGACAGATGCGTTTGCGATTACTCTCACGGTTGCTTCTGATTCCACAGTTTTCGTGATGAACTTCGGAGACGATACAGTCACTGAACTCGATAGTTCCGGTGCGATTCTGAGAAGATTCTATGTCGGGGATGGCGCGCAGGTCGCTGCTGTCTGGGACTCCTCGCCTTGTGAGTTCGAGCGTGGCGATGCCGATGCTTCCGGAGGTGTCGATATCGATGATGTGGTCTATTTGATCAGCTACATTTTCACATCAGGGCCTGACCCAGCTTGTGATTCCATCACCGGTGAAGTTGATTGCAGTGGGGATGTCGATATCGACGATGTAGTGTATCTTATAGCCTACATATTCACGGGCGGTCCGGCACCCTGTCCGTATTGATTGACGATGCTTTCTGCGTCTGCCGTTTCAGTCGATGCGCTGGATGTTGTTGTGGTGATCGGAAGCCGTATTTCAAAACATGTACCTCTGCCCAGAACATCATCAAAGAGGATGGTGCCACGGTGGACGTCGACGATCTTCTTGCACGCCAGCAGACCGTAGCCTTCGCCGTCTGGTTTCATTGAGCAGCGCTCGCGGAATATCTTTGCTACTACAGTCTCATCGATTCCTCGGCCGGTGTCCGCCACCGTGATAATTATGAATTTCCCGTCAGATGAGGAGCTTGTTCTGATCACGATGGTCTTGATTTCGCTGTCTGCGTCCTTCAGTTCATCGGCAGCATTGTGAACCAAATCTCCGATCACCTGTTGAAGCCTGCCAAGGTCTCCCTTGAAGGGCGGGAGATTTTCGGAGAGCTCAGTGCGTATCTCAATTCCATCAAATCGATTTTGAGGAGAGAAGAACTTAATGGTCGATTCGATCATCTCGTTGAGGTTGGTTATTGTCCGCATTGTATGGGGCTTGCCGTACTCGATGAGACTCTCGGACAAGTCAGCAATCTTGCCCAGCGTACCCTTCATAACTGAGAGCTTGTCGAGTGCTTTTTGGTGGTCATTGTTATTGATAAACAAGGGAATCAGCTCAGTATTGCCGATCAGTATAGTGAGAAAGTTGTTCATTTCGTGGGCGATCTCGGCGGCCATCTCACCGCGTGTCAGCATCCGGTCTATCTCCACCACCTGCACTTCACTCATTCCACCGCCGTGGTGCGGCTGAAAGAAGTAGACGTACTCAGCGTCCTGCCCTTCAGTCGTCACTGTGGACTTGGTAATTTTCATTTTTCGTGATCTGGAGGCTGGAGATTCAAACGAGACCTCGCACTCACAAGAATGACTCTCCGATGACTGCCTAAGAACCTGCCCAATATCTGCCCCGCAACCGATTTGTTGCAGGGTCTGTTCAAGCTCTTTTCCTATAAGAGCATCCTGAGGCAGACCGAAAAATGAGGCTGCTTGCCTGTTTGCGAATGTGATTAGTAGATCGGGATTGGTCGTAACCATGCACACAGGGGCAGAGTCGAATGTTGCTCGAAGTGAGTGTCTCAACTGTGCTATGTCAACACTCTCTGTTGATCCGGATGTTGCTTTCATAAATTGCACCGCTGATGAGAGAGAATTGCCGATCTCCGCATAGTAGAGGAATGTCAGTTATGATTCCCCACTCAGAGCGGCAATTATCTGCGCCTCGGCAATCTTACGCTCGATTCTGATTGCGTAAGACGAAGCGCACCTCTATAATGGTGTATCGGCAGCAAGGGCCGATTCATGATGCACGATCCGTGTGTTATCTGCAGCTCCGGCTGCCGGATCGCATTCCGAAAGGCGTTAAGTGAATCGTGATGTTTATGGTTAATCTGTTAGCTGGGAATTACTTGCAAGGTTTGGAGAAATCAATCTATGCTGGATGAGACCTCAGCGCACGGCATACATGCAGAAAGCGCGAGCGGACCAGATGGCAATCATGATGGGGTGGGGAGTGCACATATTGTGAAACCGGGTGCAATAACTGCATTTTGGGTCATTTTTTGTGGGAGTACCACCTGAGCCAGGTACTGGACAACGGAACTTCTGGAAGCGCATTTTGTACTATAAATTAGGACATATCAGAGGGATACAGCTTGTCATTAATATAATGCTCGAAGCTAGTCAGAGAATCAAGAATCATTCTGAGCGGCACGCATGTTGCTGTTTTGGAGACTGACAACAACAACGACAAGGGTACCTGATAGGTAGAAGAATTTGGGA includes these proteins:
- a CDS encoding PAS domain-containing protein; protein product: MKATSGSTESVDIAQLRHSLRATFDSAPVCMVTTNPDLLITFANRQAASFFGLPQDALIGKELEQTLQQIGCGADIGQVLRQSSESHSCECEVSFESPASRSRKMKITKSTVTTEGQDAEYVYFFQPHHGGGMSEVQVVEIDRMLTRGEMAAEIAHEMNNFLTILIGNTELIPLFINNNDHQKALDKLSVMKGTLGKIADLSESLIEYGKPHTMRTITNLNEMIESTIKFFSPQNRFDGIEIRTELSENLPPFKGDLGRLQQVIGDLVHNAADELKDADSEIKTIVIRTSSSSDGKFIIITVADTGRGIDETVVAKIFRERCSMKPDGEGYGLLACKKIVDVHRGTILFDDVLGRGTCFEIRLPITTTTSSASTETADAESIVNQYGQGAGPPVNM